In a single window of the Panulirus ornatus isolate Po-2019 chromosome 23, ASM3632096v1, whole genome shotgun sequence genome:
- the Rift gene encoding solute carrier family 52, riboflavin transporter, member 3-A isoform X2 gives MFGSFNSRNRVTMAEEEQEPLLSSRNSGKSTSSCSSSTDMMLGRKPLVDLLAVVFGLGAWVSVNGLWVELPLLVADLPEGWNLPSYLSVIIQIANVGPIAYSLLRSFYPDQRPAPVVYGVLAMGCAASLLLSLFWQKTSWVFGANHSTALLTFVFLLSLVDCTSSVLFMPYMAVWREMYLPSYLVGEGLSGLLPALVSLAQGVGGNAKCENVTKWNVTDEGNISYVVQEPMPLHPRFSVTSFFYILFAMMIASTIAFTLLENLPNIKSERSISPTESVATLAASQTNTQLMSNAVFPKQGMTSLAYWLMLAGQAWACCLTNGALPSIQSYSCGAYGNIAYHLAVALSSLANPLAALLTLVLPRARAWLLVVLGAFGTLISCYIFATAALSPRPPLMGTPGGEALVVLAWILFTGVMTYVRVEIANQMREESARALFWCGAVTQAGSAVGAITTFVLINVYNLFTPYYPC, from the exons ATGTTTGGATCGTTCAACTCAAGAAATCGTGTTACCATGGCGGAG gaggagcaggagccctTATTGAGCTCCAGAAACAGTGGTAAAAGCACGAGCAGTTGTAGTAGCAGCACCGACATGATGCTGGGTCGGAAGCCCCTAGTGGACTTGCTGGCTGTGGTGTTCGGCCTGGGCGCTTGGGTCTCTGTCAACGGACTTTGGGTGGAGCTGCCCCTTCTCGTAGCTGACCTGCCCGAGGGATGGAACCTTCCCTCCTACCTCTCCGTTATCATACAG ATCGCCAACGTTGGCCCCATAGCGTACTCGCTGTTGAGGTCATTTTATCCAGACCAGCGTCCAGCACCCGTGGTCTACGGGGTCCTGGCCATGGGCTGCGCCGCCTCCCTTCTGCTGTCGCTGTTCTGGCAGAAGACCTCTTGGGTATTCGGGGCGAATCACTCGACAGCACTGCTCACCTTTGTCTTCCTGCTGTCGCTGGTGGATTGCACTTCGTCGGTGCTCTTCATGCCCTATATGGCTGTCTGGCGAGAGATGTACCTGCCCTCTTACCTAGTCGGAGAGGGGCTTTCAGGGCTCTTACCGGCGCTGGTATCTCTGGCCCAGGGCGTTGGAGGCAACGCCAAGTGTGAGAATGTCACAAAATGGAACGTCACCGATGAAGGCAACATCTCTTATGTAGTTCAAGAGCCAATGCCTCTTCATCCAAGGTTCTCCGTCACATCTTTTTTCTACATCCTGTTCGCCATGATGATAGCAAGCACCATTGCATTCACCTTGTTGGAAAACCTGCCCAACATCAAAAGTGAACGGTCCATCTCGCCCACTGAGAGCGTGGCGACTCTTGCCGCCTCACAGACCAACACACAGCTGATGAGCAACGCCGTGTTCCCCAAGCAAGGCATGACATCGCTGGCGTACTGGCTCATGTTGGCAGGGCAAGCTTGGGCGTGCTGCCTCACCAACGGCGCCTTGCCCTCCATACAGTCCTACTCGTGCGGGGCGTACGGCAACATAGCATACCACTTGGCTGTCGCATTGTCGTCTCTTGCCAACCCGCTTGCGGCGCTCTTGACGTTAGTGCTGCCCCGAGCGCGGGCGTGGCTCCTGGTGGTACTGGGTGCCTTCGGCACTCTCATTTCATGTTACATCTTCGCCACCGCCGCCCTCAGTCCTCGGCCACCGCTGATGGGTACTCCGGGGGGAGAAGCTCTTGTT GTATTGGCGTGGATACTCTTCACAGGCGTGATGACTTATGTGCGAGTGGAGATTGCGAACCAGATGCGTGAGGAGAGTGCTCGAGCTCTCTTCTGGTGTGGTGCAGTCACTCAGGCAGGTTCGGCAGTGGGTGCCATCACCACCTTTGTCTTGATCAATGTCTACAATCTCTTCACACCTTACTATCCTTGTTAa
- the Rift gene encoding solute carrier family 52, riboflavin transporter, member 3-A isoform X1, with protein sequence MLQEEQEPLLSSRNSGKSTSSCSSSTDMMLGRKPLVDLLAVVFGLGAWVSVNGLWVELPLLVADLPEGWNLPSYLSVIIQIANVGPIAYSLLRSFYPDQRPAPVVYGVLAMGCAASLLLSLFWQKTSWVFGANHSTALLTFVFLLSLVDCTSSVLFMPYMAVWREMYLPSYLVGEGLSGLLPALVSLAQGVGGNAKCENVTKWNVTDEGNISYVVQEPMPLHPRFSVTSFFYILFAMMIASTIAFTLLENLPNIKSERSISPTESVATLAASQTNTQLMSNAVFPKQGMTSLAYWLMLAGQAWACCLTNGALPSIQSYSCGAYGNIAYHLAVALSSLANPLAALLTLVLPRARAWLLVVLGAFGTLISCYIFATAALSPRPPLMGTPGGEALVVLAWILFTGVMTYVRVEIANQMREESARALFWCGAVTQAGSAVGAITTFVLINVYNLFTPYYPC encoded by the exons ATGTTACAG gaggagcaggagccctTATTGAGCTCCAGAAACAGTGGTAAAAGCACGAGCAGTTGTAGTAGCAGCACCGACATGATGCTGGGTCGGAAGCCCCTAGTGGACTTGCTGGCTGTGGTGTTCGGCCTGGGCGCTTGGGTCTCTGTCAACGGACTTTGGGTGGAGCTGCCCCTTCTCGTAGCTGACCTGCCCGAGGGATGGAACCTTCCCTCCTACCTCTCCGTTATCATACAG ATCGCCAACGTTGGCCCCATAGCGTACTCGCTGTTGAGGTCATTTTATCCAGACCAGCGTCCAGCACCCGTGGTCTACGGGGTCCTGGCCATGGGCTGCGCCGCCTCCCTTCTGCTGTCGCTGTTCTGGCAGAAGACCTCTTGGGTATTCGGGGCGAATCACTCGACAGCACTGCTCACCTTTGTCTTCCTGCTGTCGCTGGTGGATTGCACTTCGTCGGTGCTCTTCATGCCCTATATGGCTGTCTGGCGAGAGATGTACCTGCCCTCTTACCTAGTCGGAGAGGGGCTTTCAGGGCTCTTACCGGCGCTGGTATCTCTGGCCCAGGGCGTTGGAGGCAACGCCAAGTGTGAGAATGTCACAAAATGGAACGTCACCGATGAAGGCAACATCTCTTATGTAGTTCAAGAGCCAATGCCTCTTCATCCAAGGTTCTCCGTCACATCTTTTTTCTACATCCTGTTCGCCATGATGATAGCAAGCACCATTGCATTCACCTTGTTGGAAAACCTGCCCAACATCAAAAGTGAACGGTCCATCTCGCCCACTGAGAGCGTGGCGACTCTTGCCGCCTCACAGACCAACACACAGCTGATGAGCAACGCCGTGTTCCCCAAGCAAGGCATGACATCGCTGGCGTACTGGCTCATGTTGGCAGGGCAAGCTTGGGCGTGCTGCCTCACCAACGGCGCCTTGCCCTCCATACAGTCCTACTCGTGCGGGGCGTACGGCAACATAGCATACCACTTGGCTGTCGCATTGTCGTCTCTTGCCAACCCGCTTGCGGCGCTCTTGACGTTAGTGCTGCCCCGAGCGCGGGCGTGGCTCCTGGTGGTACTGGGTGCCTTCGGCACTCTCATTTCATGTTACATCTTCGCCACCGCCGCCCTCAGTCCTCGGCCACCGCTGATGGGTACTCCGGGGGGAGAAGCTCTTGTT GTATTGGCGTGGATACTCTTCACAGGCGTGATGACTTATGTGCGAGTGGAGATTGCGAACCAGATGCGTGAGGAGAGTGCTCGAGCTCTCTTCTGGTGTGGTGCAGTCACTCAGGCAGGTTCGGCAGTGGGTGCCATCACCACCTTTGTCTTGATCAATGTCTACAATCTCTTCACACCTTACTATCCTTGTTAa
- the Rift gene encoding solute carrier family 52, riboflavin transporter, member 3-A isoform X3, whose amino-acid sequence MMLGRKPLVDLLAVVFGLGAWVSVNGLWVELPLLVADLPEGWNLPSYLSVIIQIANVGPIAYSLLRSFYPDQRPAPVVYGVLAMGCAASLLLSLFWQKTSWVFGANHSTALLTFVFLLSLVDCTSSVLFMPYMAVWREMYLPSYLVGEGLSGLLPALVSLAQGVGGNAKCENVTKWNVTDEGNISYVVQEPMPLHPRFSVTSFFYILFAMMIASTIAFTLLENLPNIKSERSISPTESVATLAASQTNTQLMSNAVFPKQGMTSLAYWLMLAGQAWACCLTNGALPSIQSYSCGAYGNIAYHLAVALSSLANPLAALLTLVLPRARAWLLVVLGAFGTLISCYIFATAALSPRPPLMGTPGGEALVVLAWILFTGVMTYVRVEIANQMREESARALFWCGAVTQAGSAVGAITTFVLINVYNLFTPYYPC is encoded by the exons ATGATGCTGGGTCGGAAGCCCCTAGTGGACTTGCTGGCTGTGGTGTTCGGCCTGGGCGCTTGGGTCTCTGTCAACGGACTTTGGGTGGAGCTGCCCCTTCTCGTAGCTGACCTGCCCGAGGGATGGAACCTTCCCTCCTACCTCTCCGTTATCATACAG ATCGCCAACGTTGGCCCCATAGCGTACTCGCTGTTGAGGTCATTTTATCCAGACCAGCGTCCAGCACCCGTGGTCTACGGGGTCCTGGCCATGGGCTGCGCCGCCTCCCTTCTGCTGTCGCTGTTCTGGCAGAAGACCTCTTGGGTATTCGGGGCGAATCACTCGACAGCACTGCTCACCTTTGTCTTCCTGCTGTCGCTGGTGGATTGCACTTCGTCGGTGCTCTTCATGCCCTATATGGCTGTCTGGCGAGAGATGTACCTGCCCTCTTACCTAGTCGGAGAGGGGCTTTCAGGGCTCTTACCGGCGCTGGTATCTCTGGCCCAGGGCGTTGGAGGCAACGCCAAGTGTGAGAATGTCACAAAATGGAACGTCACCGATGAAGGCAACATCTCTTATGTAGTTCAAGAGCCAATGCCTCTTCATCCAAGGTTCTCCGTCACATCTTTTTTCTACATCCTGTTCGCCATGATGATAGCAAGCACCATTGCATTCACCTTGTTGGAAAACCTGCCCAACATCAAAAGTGAACGGTCCATCTCGCCCACTGAGAGCGTGGCGACTCTTGCCGCCTCACAGACCAACACACAGCTGATGAGCAACGCCGTGTTCCCCAAGCAAGGCATGACATCGCTGGCGTACTGGCTCATGTTGGCAGGGCAAGCTTGGGCGTGCTGCCTCACCAACGGCGCCTTGCCCTCCATACAGTCCTACTCGTGCGGGGCGTACGGCAACATAGCATACCACTTGGCTGTCGCATTGTCGTCTCTTGCCAACCCGCTTGCGGCGCTCTTGACGTTAGTGCTGCCCCGAGCGCGGGCGTGGCTCCTGGTGGTACTGGGTGCCTTCGGCACTCTCATTTCATGTTACATCTTCGCCACCGCCGCCCTCAGTCCTCGGCCACCGCTGATGGGTACTCCGGGGGGAGAAGCTCTTGTT GTATTGGCGTGGATACTCTTCACAGGCGTGATGACTTATGTGCGAGTGGAGATTGCGAACCAGATGCGTGAGGAGAGTGCTCGAGCTCTCTTCTGGTGTGGTGCAGTCACTCAGGCAGGTTCGGCAGTGGGTGCCATCACCACCTTTGTCTTGATCAATGTCTACAATCTCTTCACACCTTACTATCCTTGTTAa